A stretch of Dyella sp. BiH032 DNA encodes these proteins:
- the hflK gene encoding FtsH protease activity modulator HflK, whose translation MAWNEPGNGQRDPWGKNRQTPGKSGLDDTLKQLRNRLSRLGGGPGGVLTIVLALLLASLLLSSYTVIDARQAGVVLRFGQYARTLPPGFHFKLPRPIETVTKVSTTEVRSVSDKVRMLTSDENIISVDFNVQYQVSDARKYLFSLSGQPEDTLRQAAEAAVRSVVGANVMDNILTSSTIEQVATPAAPSTTAAPVAAAQAAVTQAAAAQQARDTLQQQTREILQATLDSYDAGLAVTDVSFQNVSPPQEVKEAFDDVNAAREDKQGTENKARAYASQKIPEAKGEAARILAAAQGYSAERVARATGDAARFELILKEYRAAPDVTRRRLWLETVEDVMSNTSKVFDGTNGRNMIYLPLDRAAARDLPGVGTVAPAASDASGKEKQP comes from the coding sequence ATGGCCTGGAACGAACCCGGTAACGGGCAGCGCGACCCCTGGGGCAAGAATCGACAGACGCCCGGCAAGTCCGGCCTGGACGACACCCTCAAGCAGCTTCGCAACCGCCTTTCCCGCCTCGGCGGCGGCCCCGGCGGGGTGCTCACCATCGTGCTGGCGCTGTTGCTGGCCTCGCTGCTGCTCAGCAGCTACACCGTCATCGACGCCCGCCAGGCCGGCGTGGTGCTGCGCTTCGGCCAGTACGCGCGCACTTTGCCGCCGGGCTTCCACTTCAAGCTTCCGCGCCCGATCGAGACCGTCACCAAGGTCAGCACCACCGAGGTCCGCTCGGTGTCCGACAAGGTGCGCATGCTTACCAGCGACGAGAACATCATCTCGGTCGACTTCAACGTGCAGTACCAGGTCTCCGACGCGCGCAAGTACCTGTTCTCGCTGAGCGGCCAGCCGGAAGACACGCTGCGCCAGGCTGCCGAGGCCGCGGTGCGCTCCGTGGTCGGCGCCAACGTGATGGACAACATCCTCACCAGCTCCACGATCGAGCAGGTCGCCACGCCCGCCGCACCCTCGACCACCGCCGCGCCGGTGGCGGCTGCGCAGGCCGCGGTCACCCAGGCCGCCGCCGCCCAGCAGGCGCGCGACACGCTGCAGCAGCAGACGCGCGAAATTCTCCAGGCCACGCTCGACAGCTACGACGCTGGCCTGGCCGTCACCGACGTCAGCTTCCAGAACGTCTCGCCGCCGCAGGAAGTGAAGGAGGCCTTCGACGACGTCAACGCCGCGCGCGAAGACAAGCAGGGCACCGAGAACAAGGCCCGCGCCTACGCCAGCCAGAAGATCCCCGAGGCCAAGGGCGAAGCCGCGCGCATCCTCGCCGCCGCCCAGGGTTACAGCGCCGAGCGCGTGGCCCGCGCCACCGGCGACGCCGCCCGCTTCGAGCTCATCCTCAAGGAATACCGCGCCGCGCCCGACGTGACGCGCCGCCGCCTGTGGCTGGAAACGGTGGAGGACGTGATGTCCAACACCTCCAAGGTGTTCGACGGCACCAACGGCCGCAACATGATCTATCTGCCGCTGGACCGCGCCGCGGCGCGCGACCTGCCGGGCGTGGGCACCGTCGCGCCGGCCGCCAGCGATGCGTCGGGCAAGGAGAAGCAGCCATGA